The genome window GCTGCAGGACACAGACATGGATGCGGTTGGGATGACCCTGTCTGTGTTCGGGAAGGTGATCCAGGACCCAAGCTTCCCAGCCTCCACCCCCATCGCTCTGTAGCTGGCTGAGAGGCTCCGGCCACTCTTTgacagtgctgggctgggggacccCCTTTGTGACCCGCCGTGATAAGGGTGCTGGTGCCTGGAGGACACGACAGGACAGGATGGGACCGACAGGAGCTGCCAGGAGCCCCTGTGCAGACACCTTGTTCCCTGTTGATCCATGTCTGCTGTCTACGGCGCTTTTCCTACACGTctcccatccctgcagcaggagccctTGAGGCCAGACAGCAGCAGGATGATGTGGAGACCCCCATTCACACCCAGGGTGGTCTGGCTGAATGATGATAGTGAGGATGAGGACGAGGAGGAGAAGGGCGCTGAGGCTGCCCCAACATCGCAGCGTGAGGAGGTGCAggagcaccagctgctgcaggcaggtcaGTGGCCGGGCTGGGCCGCAGGGCGAGTGGCTGCAGCCGGCTGGGACCATCCCCGTGGACATCCCCAGGGAAAGAGGGGACGAGGGGACAGGGCTGTTCCCCACGCTGGGCTCTGGCCATGCTCCATCCACGGGCActcccagccccatcctgcgGCCAGAGAAACAGGGGTCagtgtccccaccagcccctgtcACGGGGCTCGGCTGTGTTCTCCAGCCTCTCCCGCAgcccctcagctctgcccacaCTTGGTCTTTGCCAGATCCCAACTGGGAGCTgccagaagaggagaagaagcaGGAATACACCCATGTCCTGCACAACCCCAGAGCAAAGGTAcccgcagccagccctgctctcgCTGCCCAGCCAAGCACCGCTGTTGGGCACTCGGTGTGGCATCCTtctcttccctgcccttccttctCCCGCAGGTGTATTGGGAATCCTTCGAGCCTAAAGACCGTGAAGGTTCCACTGTCACAGTCGCTGAGGCCATGACAGAAGCACATTCCTACAATGTGGAGGCTGGTGGGACTCTGCTGAATACCCTTGTGGAAAGCGAGGTCTCCACTTTGAAGCAGGTAAGTAGCCTGTGGCCAGGGCTGGAGCCCACCCAGGGATCCTGTGGCCCCTGAAGCTGGCTCCGCTGGGCTCCCAACAGCCTTCTAGGCCAGCACACTGTGGTGGGAAGGGCAGCACTTGTTGGAGGAAGCTGGGGAAATGTTTTCCTCCGGCAGCACTCCAACTCTCAGCTGTGCTTCCTCCAGGTGCCCAGGATTGTGCGGTGCATCCACCGGTGGTTCATGACCAACACGGAGGAGTCAGTTGAGCACA of Columba livia isolate bColLiv1 breed racing homer chromosome 7, bColLiv1.pat.W.v2, whole genome shotgun sequence contains these proteins:
- the LOC135579926 gene encoding uncharacterized protein LOC135579926, whose protein sequence is MRTRRRRALRLPQHRSVRRCRSTSCCRQVSGRAGPQGEWLQPAGTIPVDIPRERGDEGTGLFPTLGSGHAPSTGTPSPILRPEKQGSVSPPAPVTGLGCVLQPLPQPLSSAHTWSLPDPNWELPEEEKKQEYTHVLHNPRAKVYWESFEPKDREGSTVTVAEAMTEAHSYNVEAGGTLLNTLVESEVSTLKQVPRIVRCIHRWFMTNTEESVEHSLDNTLVELTDAHPHDVVVALLRCAPSCDRYWETCPEGSGLPSL